One Bdellovibrionales bacterium genomic region harbors:
- a CDS encoding N-6 DNA methylase — protein MKGNIRPDTSSLLYTNQGLFSDNFLENRLLNSDEYDNDQIFQHWEQNGSKEYESLYAWMLEKWKHEHDEMQDLSEAQLEEVWIRPILERLGWTFEVQKRSEKRGQVQIPDYVLFDSANSLRNARASKDRFFDFSLAVADAKKMGTSLDGSKSIKGNPSHQIIRYLVDAKKEWGILTDGQYWRLYSLKPDSRHLTFFEVDCARFLCERDDTAFNFFYAFFRKDAFVPDSTSKQSFLDVIFEQGELYAEKIESSLKKRAFRIVEGIAKGFLSKEKTPSDKELESAYEKSLSLLFRLMFILNCESKRLLDVNELSAYFPHSLRRISIDIKRDFEIGRKPGSTARTFHDVVNLFGILKSGDERIGIHGFGEEVFPGELIKYFEKHPIPDYLMHDILLDLACAVDSEDGGLKFIDYKKLAEDHLGSIFEGLLEFRFVRNEEKDLLVIDGEVIPLSDATKRQSEAAGSYKVKKGDLYLKNDSLERKASGAYYTPKEAVRFIVRNVISEVMKDVEPSKLSELRFLDPAMGSGHFLLGVVRELESWYVNSQFEESGSEGSLGNDNVRWEIMHNCIYGVDLNPIAVELAKFSLWIYSATRDKELEPLNDQFLRGNTLSGEVSPKSFKIDHFDAIVGNPPYSGISQNKNEFIEHLLKGRHKGKSCANYYEIDGKPLNEKKVWLQDDYVKFIRWCQLQSELGQVSHVAMLTNHSFIDNPTFRGMRQQLLKDFSVTVLELNGSVKKPKSSENGKDENIFDIQQGVSIIFMSSNSKKPGNNIRYFELIGPRKYKKEWLSAKTIDSTKWRTVKGESPYYFFNPNEFDSKSAYSKWLSITDLFKKYSTGIVTARDKIVYDFDESTLVEKIDEFRTGKQSDDFLRKKYFGKKKAKKYLVGDTRGWKLKDARAALASDKIWKKRIALADYRPFDQRYLYYSDNMVDWPRTEIMKEMDSVKNSGIYTCRQTVDENWSHVLPTSRLVDDCFVSNKTKERGYLFPAIVEGKSNVSERFIKNLKSIGVKINDSMDGKDSYTSHDVVFYALAILFSDWYQKSFAPNLKVEFPRLPLPSSEKAFKKISVIGQKVFNAYTLQRPFEAPVKLKTSGSNLVSKIEFEENGSKVLVWINEKQYFDLSPTVWDFSVGAYQICQKWLKDRKGRKLSSFDIEHYNKVIAAIGELVKLKAQLATEIDEGDFSVQVA, from the coding sequence ATGAAGGGAAATATTCGTCCGGACACATCTAGTCTGCTTTATACAAACCAGGGACTTTTCTCAGACAACTTCTTAGAAAATCGGCTCCTAAATTCTGATGAGTATGACAACGATCAAATCTTTCAACATTGGGAACAGAACGGCTCGAAAGAGTATGAAAGTCTGTATGCTTGGATGCTTGAAAAGTGGAAGCACGAACACGACGAAATGCAGGATCTTTCAGAGGCTCAACTTGAGGAAGTTTGGATTAGACCAATACTTGAGAGGCTGGGCTGGACATTCGAAGTTCAAAAGCGAAGTGAAAAACGAGGGCAGGTCCAGATCCCTGACTATGTTCTTTTTGACAGCGCAAACTCATTGAGGAACGCGCGAGCGTCTAAAGATAGATTTTTCGATTTTTCTCTGGCCGTCGCGGACGCGAAAAAGATGGGAACCAGCCTAGATGGATCAAAGTCGATCAAAGGCAATCCAAGCCATCAAATCATTCGATACTTGGTGGATGCAAAGAAAGAGTGGGGAATCCTTACAGACGGACAGTATTGGAGACTCTATTCTTTGAAGCCCGATTCTCGCCACTTAACATTCTTCGAAGTGGATTGCGCAAGATTCCTCTGTGAGCGAGATGATACAGCATTTAACTTTTTCTACGCTTTCTTTCGGAAAGACGCGTTCGTCCCCGATTCCACCTCTAAACAATCATTTCTTGATGTCATATTTGAACAGGGCGAACTCTATGCGGAGAAAATTGAATCATCGCTCAAGAAAAGAGCCTTTCGAATAGTGGAAGGAATTGCAAAGGGCTTTCTTTCGAAGGAGAAGACGCCCTCGGACAAAGAGCTAGAATCTGCATACGAAAAAAGTCTATCTCTCCTTTTTCGGCTTATGTTTATTCTCAACTGTGAATCTAAACGTCTGTTGGATGTAAATGAGTTGTCAGCATATTTTCCTCATTCTCTTAGAAGAATATCGATCGATATTAAGAGAGATTTTGAAATCGGTCGGAAGCCTGGATCAACCGCAAGAACGTTTCACGATGTAGTTAACCTGTTCGGCATTTTGAAATCTGGCGACGAGAGAATTGGTATTCATGGGTTTGGGGAGGAAGTGTTTCCTGGCGAATTGATTAAATATTTTGAGAAGCACCCCATTCCGGACTATCTCATGCACGATATTCTTCTGGATCTCGCATGTGCGGTGGACAGTGAGGATGGCGGACTAAAGTTTATTGACTATAAAAAGCTGGCTGAAGACCACTTGGGTTCGATTTTTGAAGGCCTCCTTGAATTCCGTTTCGTGCGAAATGAGGAAAAGGATCTATTAGTTATCGATGGCGAGGTCATTCCGCTAAGCGATGCCACTAAACGCCAGAGTGAAGCCGCTGGATCTTACAAGGTCAAAAAGGGTGATCTATATCTAAAGAACGATTCATTGGAACGGAAGGCGAGCGGAGCGTACTACACCCCAAAAGAGGCGGTCCGGTTCATAGTAAGAAACGTGATTTCGGAAGTGATGAAAGACGTTGAGCCAAGCAAGCTATCAGAGTTGAGGTTCTTGGATCCTGCTATGGGTTCTGGTCACTTTCTCTTAGGGGTAGTTCGGGAGTTGGAGAGTTGGTATGTCAATTCTCAGTTTGAGGAGAGCGGGAGCGAGGGCTCGTTAGGCAACGACAACGTGCGATGGGAAATCATGCACAACTGCATTTACGGTGTGGACTTAAACCCAATTGCCGTGGAGCTTGCAAAGTTTTCTCTCTGGATTTACTCGGCGACAAGGGATAAGGAGCTTGAGCCACTTAATGACCAATTCCTGCGTGGCAACACGTTGTCCGGCGAAGTTTCTCCCAAGTCTTTCAAGATCGATCATTTCGATGCGATCGTAGGCAATCCGCCCTACTCTGGTATTTCTCAAAATAAAAATGAATTCATTGAGCATCTTCTCAAAGGACGCCACAAAGGGAAGTCCTGCGCAAATTACTATGAAATTGATGGCAAACCCCTCAACGAGAAGAAGGTGTGGCTGCAAGATGACTACGTAAAATTCATTCGGTGGTGCCAACTCCAGAGCGAATTGGGTCAGGTCTCACACGTGGCCATGCTTACAAACCACAGTTTCATCGACAATCCGACCTTTCGAGGTATGAGACAGCAATTGCTGAAAGACTTTTCTGTAACTGTTCTAGAGTTGAACGGAAGCGTAAAGAAGCCAAAGTCTTCTGAGAATGGAAAAGACGAAAACATTTTCGATATTCAGCAAGGTGTATCAATAATCTTCATGTCCTCGAACAGTAAGAAGCCAGGAAATAATATTAGATATTTCGAGTTAATAGGACCGAGGAAGTACAAGAAGGAATGGCTGTCTGCGAAGACTATTGATTCAACAAAGTGGAGGACTGTTAAGGGTGAATCCCCTTACTATTTTTTCAATCCAAACGAGTTCGACTCCAAAAGCGCCTATAGTAAGTGGCTCTCCATCACGGATCTTTTCAAAAAATACTCCACCGGAATTGTCACAGCACGAGACAAGATAGTTTACGATTTTGACGAAAGCACGCTCGTCGAGAAAATCGATGAGTTTAGAACCGGAAAACAATCGGACGATTTTCTTCGGAAGAAGTATTTCGGAAAAAAGAAGGCAAAGAAGTACCTTGTTGGCGACACGCGTGGCTGGAAACTAAAAGATGCGAGGGCTGCTCTCGCTAGCGATAAAATTTGGAAGAAACGTATCGCGCTTGCGGACTATCGTCCGTTCGATCAAAGATACCTTTATTATTCAGATAACATGGTTGATTGGCCAAGAACTGAAATAATGAAAGAAATGGACTCCGTGAAGAATAGCGGGATCTATACATGCCGTCAGACTGTCGACGAAAATTGGTCTCACGTCCTTCCTACTTCTCGGCTTGTCGATGATTGCTTTGTTTCAAATAAAACTAAAGAGCGTGGTTACCTCTTCCCTGCAATAGTTGAAGGAAAGTCTAATGTCTCTGAGCGTTTCATTAAGAATCTGAAGTCGATTGGAGTAAAGATCAACGACTCAATGGATGGCAAGGATTCGTATACGAGTCATGATGTAGTTTTCTACGCTCTGGCCATTCTGTTTTCCGACTGGTACCAAAAAAGTTTTGCCCCAAATCTGAAAGTTGAGTTTCCTCGGCTTCCGCTGCCTAGTAGCGAAAAGGCCTTTAAGAAGATCAGTGTGATTGGCCAAAAGGTCTTCAATGCCTACACTCTTCAGCGACCGTTCGAAGCTCCCGTGAAGTTAAAGACAAGCGGCAGCAATCTAGTATCAAAAATCGAATTTGAAGAAAATGGATCTAAAGTCCTGGTTTGGATAAACGAGAAACAGTACTTCGACCTCAGCCCAACCGTTTGGGATTTCTCTGTGGGCGCCTACCAGATTTGTCAAAAATGGCTCAAAGATCGCAAGGGACGGAAATTGTCGTCATTCGATATTGAACATTACAACAAGGTCATTGCTGCAATTGGTGAGCTTGTTAAGTTGAAGGCTCAACTCGCAACTGAAATTGATGAAGGTGACTTCAGCGTACAAGTGGCATAG
- a CDS encoding transposase, protein MVRSSDKRTEASYLVEKYEVSKARTSCLLGLPITTLYYNPKENGDQPLASRLSELATEHRRFGHPRLFVLLKREISDLNHKRSRRIYQKLKLQIGRRKRKKLGSCPRLPATQAMGPNQIWAIDFMFDFIESGRRLKILTIVDEFAKLSPGVLVDQSIRGIDVTEYLDHLAGEKYPQIIRVDQGTEFTSRAMLEWAYRHGIQLEFTKVRKTNQIVESFNSRVRDECLNEHVFFSRRCSRENRHLALEVQQHQSTFSTRNEISN, encoded by the coding sequence GTGGTGAGGTCCAGCGACAAGAGAACGGAGGCCTCATACCTTGTTGAAAAATACGAGGTCTCCAAGGCTCGAACCAGCTGTCTGCTGGGCCTTCCCATCACCACCTTGTATTATAATCCAAAAGAGAATGGAGACCAGCCTCTGGCGTCGCGATTGTCGGAGCTAGCGACAGAGCATAGAAGGTTCGGTCACCCGCGGCTATTTGTTCTTCTCAAGAGGGAAATATCTGATCTCAACCACAAACGATCGCGTCGGATTTATCAAAAACTAAAGCTTCAGATTGGACGCAGGAAGAGAAAAAAGCTTGGATCCTGTCCCAGACTGCCGGCCACTCAAGCAATGGGACCCAATCAAATATGGGCTATTGACTTCATGTTCGACTTTATCGAGTCAGGAAGGCGCCTTAAAATTCTCACCATTGTCGATGAATTCGCAAAACTCTCCCCCGGAGTTCTGGTTGATCAATCCATTCGAGGAATTGACGTCACCGAATATCTCGACCACTTAGCCGGGGAAAAATACCCTCAGATCATCCGGGTCGATCAGGGTACGGAATTTACGTCGAGGGCGATGCTTGAGTGGGCCTATCGTCATGGCATTCAGCTGGAGTTTACAAAGGTAAGAAAAACCAACCAAATTGTCGAATCTTTCAATTCGAGAGTTCGTGACGAGTGCCTCAACGAGCACGTCTTTTTCTCTCGAAGATGCTCGAGAGAAAATCGACACCTGGCACTGGAGGTACAACAACATCAATCCACATTCAGCACTAGGAATGAAATCTCCAATTGA
- a CDS encoding ParA family protein: MKKPIKIGVLINKGGAGKTTTTVCLADALLNLYPNSKALIIDADDQSNIKTIFRLKIKDSEGGLSAVLREGLDPSKLFHEVRPNLSVMISGGRALADFATEFRTVPESEYLMRKRFENLEGFDFILVDSPPSLSLITTNIATFVDYVLIPATPDLLSLVGVKNLINLLQSYEDEEKKKARPNPIGSVLGVVPTQVDQRRNIDLDIIEDLERLEQSDLLNGGVIFDPIRVDSKVRTAQVKRKLLSEAFPKSNASEDYGMLAREIIEQIEKIKRRDPIAHFNRETRRFSEVDV, encoded by the coding sequence ATGAAAAAACCAATTAAAATAGGAGTTCTAATAAACAAAGGTGGAGCAGGCAAAACCACAACGACTGTTTGTCTCGCTGATGCGCTGCTTAATTTGTATCCAAATTCCAAAGCTTTGATAATCGATGCTGATGACCAGTCAAACATTAAAACTATTTTTCGGTTGAAGATTAAGGACTCGGAAGGCGGGTTGTCTGCTGTTTTAAGAGAGGGACTTGATCCTTCAAAACTTTTCCATGAAGTTCGCCCTAACCTAAGTGTTATGATCTCCGGGGGAAGAGCGCTAGCTGATTTCGCTACGGAGTTCAGAACTGTACCTGAATCAGAATATTTGATGCGAAAAAGATTTGAGAATCTTGAAGGATTTGATTTTATTTTGGTTGATTCGCCCCCGTCTCTTTCCCTGATAACCACTAACATTGCAACCTTCGTCGATTATGTTCTGATACCAGCAACGCCAGATTTGCTTAGCCTGGTTGGCGTAAAAAATCTTATTAATCTCTTACAAAGTTACGAGGACGAAGAGAAAAAGAAAGCCAGACCGAATCCAATTGGGTCAGTTCTGGGAGTAGTTCCGACTCAGGTAGATCAAAGACGAAACATTGATCTAGATATAATTGAGGACCTCGAAAGACTTGAGCAGTCTGATTTGTTAAATGGCGGTGTGATTTTTGATCCAATAAGAGTGGATTCCAAAGTGAGAACTGCTCAGGTAAAAAGGAAACTACTCTCTGAGGCATTTCCAAAATCGAATGCATCAGAAGATTATGGAATGTTGGCTCGAGAGATAATTGAACAAATTGAAAAGATCAAGCGTCGCGACCCGATCGCCCACTTCAACCGAGAAACTCGACGTTTCTCTGAAGTGGATGTTTGA
- a CDS encoding TraM recognition domain-containing protein: MGIIFVDLKADFDTIQWIRNEALRSDRLQNLEFFCLTQHKISKPYNPIKHGTPQEILSQIMNSLDWSEEYYKKTASRALSDLLLALCQIRDQGGVPFTLSDLAHYLSNPDELETLAVSDFLDNETKETLRNRAESLREKDGLRQVSGLLSDLINIYRSSAGPLIGKESLSPSAIDLKETIKQGKITYFLLNSMADKASCTQLGKLVLQDLIRSVGQIYDEVPEKDRKPCLLIVDEFASFATDNFIDLLNRARGAKLGIMVAHQSRGDLMKVSPTFCDQLERNCNTKLIFGTDSPDDAEYFASMAGTRSIQKSTVRYKQGLLWDQNTGEKSVRDTEEFVVHPNQIRQLGQGQVLKISRLVDVSVQLTEISKK; encoded by the coding sequence ATGGGCATCATCTTTGTCGATCTCAAAGCCGACTTTGATACGATCCAATGGATTAGAAATGAAGCCCTAAGATCCGATCGATTGCAAAATCTCGAATTCTTCTGTCTCACTCAGCATAAAATTTCAAAACCCTACAATCCCATCAAACACGGCACACCTCAGGAAATTCTTTCTCAGATCATGAACTCACTCGATTGGTCTGAAGAATATTATAAGAAAACCGCCTCCCGAGCTCTCTCAGATCTTCTCTTAGCTCTTTGTCAAATCAGAGATCAGGGAGGTGTTCCCTTCACTCTCTCAGATTTGGCTCACTATCTCTCTAATCCTGATGAACTTGAAACCTTGGCCGTCTCCGATTTTTTGGACAATGAAACAAAAGAAACTCTGAGAAATAGAGCTGAGTCCCTACGAGAAAAAGACGGGTTGCGGCAAGTATCAGGACTCCTCTCCGATCTTATCAATATATATAGATCCTCGGCCGGCCCACTCATCGGAAAGGAATCTCTCTCCCCTTCAGCCATTGATCTGAAAGAGACCATCAAACAAGGCAAAATCACCTACTTTCTTCTCAACTCCATGGCCGACAAAGCCTCTTGCACACAACTTGGAAAATTAGTTCTTCAAGATCTCATCAGATCCGTAGGTCAAATCTATGACGAGGTCCCTGAAAAAGATCGAAAACCCTGTCTATTAATCGTCGATGAATTCGCAAGCTTTGCCACAGACAATTTCATCGATCTTCTCAATAGAGCCAGAGGAGCAAAACTTGGAATCATGGTGGCCCACCAATCCCGAGGGGATCTCATGAAAGTCTCCCCCACTTTTTGTGATCAATTAGAAAGAAACTGCAATACCAAACTGATTTTCGGAACCGACAGCCCCGATGACGCCGAGTACTTTGCCTCCATGGCCGGAACTCGAAGCATACAAAAATCAACGGTGCGTTATAAACAAGGACTACTTTGGGATCAAAATACCGGTGAAAAGTCAGTCAGGGACACTGAGGAATTTGTCGTTCACCCAAATCAAATCCGACAGCTCGGACAAGGACAGGTGTTGAAGATTTCGCGGTTGGTGGATGTATCGGTACAACTAACTGAGATATCAAAAAAATGA
- a CDS encoding transposase: protein MGVTIQTLYHWKKRFGGMDVTDARRLKDLEMENTRLKGSWRTRLSTSSC from the coding sequence ATGGGCGTGACGATTCAGACTCTCTACCATTGGAAGAAGCGTTTTGGTGGTATGGACGTGACCGACGCCAGACGGCTGAAAGACCTGGAGATGGAGAATACGCGCCTAAAAGGATCGTGGCGGACCAGGCTCTCGACATCGTCATGTTGA
- a CDS encoding BrnT family toxin: MVKISYFNWDQHNEKKCQKHGLSISMIEAFFLSDPLVTPDNKHSEAEDRYVAFGLYDGRYLVGVFTLRIIEGRFMIRVISARYAKKKEIEALNEKEKSKKSKGK; encoded by the coding sequence ATGGTGAAGATTAGCTATTTCAACTGGGATCAGCATAACGAAAAGAAGTGTCAGAAGCACGGCCTGTCGATATCCATGATCGAGGCATTTTTTCTGAGTGATCCGTTGGTTACACCTGATAATAAACACAGCGAGGCCGAAGATAGGTACGTAGCTTTCGGTCTTTATGATGGCAGGTATTTGGTAGGGGTGTTTACGCTTCGGATAATTGAAGGTCGATTTATGATTCGTGTAATTAGTGCCAGATACGCGAAAAAAAAGGAAATAGAGGCATTAAATGAAAAAGAAAAAAGCAAAAAAAGCAAAGGTAAATAA